In Microbacterium sp. No. 7, the genomic window CGGTCGTCGCCGAGGGCCACATCGTCTTCGACGGCATCGAGCTCGTGAGCTCCGCGAACGGGGCGATCTCCGCGTCGCGGATGGACCCCCTGCGCGGCGTGCGCATCGCGTACATCCCGCAGGAGCCGATGTCGAACCTCGACCCCGCCTACACGGTCGGCTACCAGCTGACCCGTCCGCTCGTGAAGCGCATGGGCATGTCGCGCGCCGACGCGAAGAAGCGTGCGCTCGAGCTGCTCGCGACGGTGGGGATCGCCGACCCGGAGCGCACGTTCCGCTCCTATCCGCACGAGATCTCGGGCGGCATGGCGCAGCGCGTGCTGATCGCGGGGGCGGTGTCGTGCGAGCCGGACCTGCTGATCGCGGACGAGCCGACGACGGCGCTGGACGTGACCGTGCAGGCGGAGGTGCTCGACCTGCTCCGCGACCTGCAGAAGCGCTTCGACATGGGCATCGTCATGGTGACGCACAACTTCGGCGTCGTCGCCGACCTGTGCGACCGCGTCGTCGTGCTGCGCCATTCGAAGTTCATCGAGTCGGGCGAGGTGACGCAGATCCTGCGCCACCCGCAGGACCCGTACACGAGGATGCTGCTGGACTCGACGCTGGAGGGCAAGGAGCCGCGCACGATGCTCCTCACGACCGACAAGGAGGGCGCGGAATGAGCGCGCAGAACGACGACCTGCTCGTCATCGACGACCTCGCGGTCAACTACCGCAAGCGCGGGCTGAAGCGCGAGATCTTCCAGGCCGTGCGCGGCGCCTCGCTGCGCATCGGCAAGGGGGAGACGCTCGGACTCGTCGGCGAGTCGGGATCGGGCAAGACCACGATCGGCCGGGCCGTGCTCGGGCTCGCCCCCGTGAGCGAGGGACGGATCCTCCTGGAGGGCCGCGACATCTCCCACCTCAGCCGCCGCGCCCGACGAGGGCTCAGCAACGACGTGCAGGTCGTCTTCCAGGACCCGTACTCGTCGCTGAACCCGTCGATGACGGTCGGCGACATCCTCGCCGAGCCGCTCAGCGCACAGGGCGTCTCGCGCCGCGACGCGCGCACGCGGATCGACGAGCTGCTCGACCAGGTGGGGCTGCCCGCGGGCGCCCTCGACCGGCTGCCGCGGGAGTTCTCCGGCGGCCAGCGGCAGCGCGTCGCGATCGCGCGGGCGCTGTCGCTCAGCCCGAAGCTGATCGTGTGCGACGAGCCGGTGAGCGCCCTCGACCTCACGACGCAGGCGCGCATCCTCGACCTGCTGCTGTCGATCCAGAACGAGACGAAGGTGTCGTACCTGTTCATCTCCCACGACCTCGACGTCGTCCGCCACCTGAGCCATCGCGTCGCGGTGATCTACCGCGGCGACATCGTCGAGCAGGGCGACGCGCTGCAGGTGACGGATCATCCGCAGCATCCGTACACGAAGAAGCTGCTGTTCGCGTCGCCGCTGCTCGACCCCGAGAAGCAGGCCGAACGCCGGGCCGAGAGACGCCGGATGCTCGCCGCGGAGGCCGCCGCGTCA contains:
- a CDS encoding ATP-binding cassette domain-containing protein, which produces MSAQNDDLLVIDDLAVNYRKRGLKREIFQAVRGASLRIGKGETLGLVGESGSGKTTIGRAVLGLAPVSEGRILLEGRDISHLSRRARRGLSNDVQVVFQDPYSSLNPSMTVGDILAEPLSAQGVSRRDARTRIDELLDQVGLPAGALDRLPREFSGGQRQRVAIARALSLSPKLIVCDEPVSALDLTTQARILDLLLSIQNETKVSYLFISHDLDVVRHLSHRVAVIYRGDIVEQGDALQVTDHPQHPYTKKLLFASPLLDPEKQAERRAERRRMLAAEAAAS